A genome region from Sphingorhabdus sp. SMR4y includes the following:
- the gcvT gene encoding glycine cleavage system aminomethyltransferase GcvT has product MSENTQNLKQLPLGDWHRGLGARMVPFAGYEMPVQYEGVMAEHIWTRTEAGLFDVSHMGQLQLTGEGAAAALERVTPGNLSALAAGKIRYTLLLAQDGGILDDLMVTNTGQNLYLVVNGATKHDDIAYLREHLPDSLTLHHLEDAALLALQGPKAAEALAKLGIDPFEPDWPLPTDLHFMEAGPFLWNGIPLGISRSGYTGEDGFEISVPAEHAVTLAEALTELEEVRPIGLGARDSLRLEAGLPLYGHDMNADILPVEANLNFALSKARREEGNFAGAERVLAQYPDKADKKRVGLFVDGRQPVREGATVVNAAGEAIGKVTSGGFSPTLQRPIAMAYVPMDMSETGTAITVEQRGKTIACTVADMPFVPHNYHRKTKP; this is encoded by the coding sequence ATGAGTGAAAATACCCAAAATCTGAAGCAATTGCCACTCGGTGACTGGCATCGTGGTCTCGGCGCGCGGATGGTGCCCTTCGCCGGCTATGAAATGCCGGTCCAATATGAAGGCGTGATGGCCGAGCATATCTGGACCCGGACCGAAGCGGGCCTGTTCGATGTTTCCCACATGGGTCAGTTGCAACTGACAGGCGAGGGCGCAGCTGCGGCGCTGGAACGGGTCACGCCGGGCAATCTCTCGGCGCTGGCGGCGGGCAAGATCCGCTACACGCTTCTGCTCGCTCAGGATGGCGGGATTTTGGACGATCTGATGGTGACCAACACCGGTCAGAATCTCTATCTGGTGGTCAATGGCGCGACCAAGCATGACGATATCGCCTATTTGCGCGAACATTTGCCCGACAGTCTGACGCTGCACCATCTCGAAGACGCAGCCTTGTTGGCGCTGCAGGGACCGAAGGCCGCAGAAGCGCTCGCAAAACTGGGTATCGACCCGTTCGAGCCGGACTGGCCTCTGCCAACCGATCTGCATTTCATGGAAGCCGGACCCTTTCTCTGGAACGGTATCCCGCTCGGGATCAGCCGTTCGGGCTATACCGGCGAGGACGGCTTTGAAATCAGCGTTCCGGCAGAACATGCGGTGACGCTGGCCGAGGCTCTGACCGAGCTGGAAGAAGTCCGCCCGATCGGGCTGGGCGCGCGCGACAGCCTCCGGCTCGAAGCCGGTCTGCCGCTTTACGGTCATGACATGAATGCCGATATATTGCCGGTCGAGGCCAATCTGAACTTCGCTCTGTCCAAGGCGCGGCGGGAAGAGGGCAATTTTGCCGGAGCAGAGCGCGTGCTCGCGCAATATCCGGACAAGGCCGATAAAAAGCGCGTGGGCCTGTTCGTCGACGGTCGCCAGCCGGTTCGCGAAGGCGCTACGGTTGTAAATGCAGCCGGCGAGGCCATCGGTAAGGTCACCAGCGGCGGTTTCTCGCCGACGCTGCAGCGTCCGATTGCCATGGCCTATGTGCCGATGGATATGTCGGAAACCGGTACCGCCATTACCGTCGAGCAGAGGGGCAAGACGATAGCCTGTACCGTCGCCGACATGCCCTTTGTGCCACATAACTATCACCGCAAAACCAAGCCATAA
- the gcvH gene encoding glycine cleavage system protein GcvH, with protein sequence MSRYFTDEHEWVEVEGDTATVGITDYAQEQLGDIVFVEVPEVGTELAQGDDAAVVESVKAASDVYAAVSGEVIEVNEALEDEPGLVNSSAEEDGWFFRITLSDKDELSDLMDEKAYKAFVEGL encoded by the coding sequence ATGAGCCGATATTTTACCGATGAACATGAATGGGTCGAGGTCGAGGGCGATACCGCGACCGTCGGTATCACCGACTATGCACAGGAACAGCTGGGCGACATCGTGTTTGTCGAAGTACCGGAAGTCGGGACAGAACTGGCGCAGGGCGATGATGCCGCCGTGGTGGAGTCGGTCAAGGCCGCGTCCGACGTCTATGCCGCAGTCTCCGGCGAAGTGATCGAGGTCAATGAAGCGCTGGAAGACGAGCCCGGCCTGGTCAACTCGTCGGCCGAGGAAGACGGCTGGTTTTTCCGGATCACGCTGTCCGACAAGGACGAGCTCAGCGACCTGATGGACGAAAAGGCCTATAAGGCCTTTGTCGAGGGTCTTTAG
- a CDS encoding NAD(P)H-binding protein, with translation MADTILILGATGLIGGLLTRKLVGQGRDKSLHLLLRRPYREDVGKARVHVQLQENWPATIAGIKPDIVISCLGSTMKKAGSKEEFAAVDRDLVGAVAAAAKAAGARQFIAISSTMADSSASSFYLKTKGEAEDLMRAEKFDRLDIIRPGLLRGERTNDNRLGESLAIAASPVMDILLHGKLRRFRSILASDVADAIIVLMADRQPGEFVHENDSIWDMV, from the coding sequence ATGGCCGATACAATTCTGATCCTCGGCGCCACCGGCCTGATCGGCGGATTGCTGACCCGCAAGCTGGTCGGGCAGGGCAGGGACAAAAGCCTCCACCTGTTGCTCCGGCGCCCCTACCGGGAAGATGTCGGCAAAGCCAGAGTCCACGTGCAGTTGCAGGAAAACTGGCCCGCGACCATTGCCGGAATCAAACCGGATATCGTCATTTCCTGCCTCGGCTCGACGATGAAGAAAGCGGGGTCGAAGGAAGAATTTGCCGCGGTCGACCGCGATCTGGTCGGCGCTGTTGCAGCGGCTGCCAAGGCGGCGGGCGCCCGGCAGTTTATCGCCATCTCCTCGACCATGGCGGATAGCAGCGCGTCCAGTTTCTACCTGAAAACCAAGGGAGAAGCCGAAGACCTGATGCGCGCCGAAAAATTTGATCGCCTCGACATCATTCGCCCCGGCCTGCTGCGCGGAGAGCGGACGAATGACAATCGCCTGGGCGAAAGCCTCGCCATCGCCGCGAGCCCGGTCATGGATATCCTGTTGCACGGCAAACTCCGCCGGTTTCGCTCGATCCTCGCCAGCGATGTCGCGGACGCCATCATCGTGCTCATGGCCGACCGGCAACCGGGAGAATTTGTCCACGAGAATGATTCGATCTGGGACATGGTCTAG
- a CDS encoding SPOR domain-containing protein yields the protein MKILLAASVAFATSALPQVPAFAQSSARSNSDDLQDALRRIAINSNDSSALADAGLAALELGDMRAAIGFLAKADQIYSTSGRVKVGLGRALLAEENPFGAIRYFDQAVANGIAPHEIAADRGLAYDLIGRNREAQKDYELAMRHGSSDELIARYAVSLGISGDVDRADAQLNPLLQKSDRDAWRNRAFIYAMNGRKKEADNIVEQTMERRMAKAIKPFFDRMPKLTAAQKAAAVHFGHFPASENVGVDVAAVQLASSRIAENGSGVDAGLIPVGEALGADAKRPRVLAMPDKSPRRRPGTTERRLSDREARRAARKKEAQSSSRIAAAPPPASVASRSQTPARSDSNSTFLPATRQAAEPEPVKASESQSGSKTSAPGFATTLGVSRPPVLVSQTVERKVEIAGRQPETQSVVPQPLESATAAPGKADGPVNLINFDLAQQRSATADMASAEPATRPLSDIISGIDIPDRETRTTVVPVDLDEIEPAKPKPKIVAKPIEKTPAKPKEPEHPKRYWVQIATGSNLDALKFDFRRMTKKQPELFKDKQAWTSPWGRTRRLVVGPFADFKAAKAFEADYRKDGGDGFAWASADGVEVNELSK from the coding sequence TTGAAAATTCTGCTGGCCGCGTCGGTGGCTTTTGCAACATCTGCCTTGCCGCAGGTGCCTGCCTTTGCCCAATCCAGCGCTCGGTCCAACAGCGATGACCTGCAGGATGCGCTGCGCCGGATTGCGATCAATTCCAATGACTCCTCCGCGCTTGCCGATGCCGGGCTGGCGGCCCTCGAACTGGGTGATATGCGCGCGGCGATCGGCTTTCTGGCCAAGGCGGATCAGATTTATTCAACCAGCGGCCGAGTGAAAGTCGGCCTCGGCCGGGCGTTGCTGGCGGAGGAAAATCCGTTCGGTGCAATCCGCTATTTTGATCAGGCGGTGGCCAATGGCATAGCGCCGCACGAGATTGCGGCGGATCGCGGTCTTGCCTATGACCTGATCGGGCGGAATCGCGAGGCTCAGAAAGATTATGAACTGGCCATGCGCCATGGCAGCAGTGACGAGCTGATCGCGCGCTATGCGGTGTCGCTGGGGATCAGCGGTGATGTTGACCGGGCCGATGCCCAGCTCAACCCGCTATTACAGAAAAGCGATCGCGATGCTTGGCGCAACCGGGCCTTCATCTACGCTATGAACGGTAGGAAAAAGGAAGCGGACAATATCGTCGAACAGACGATGGAGCGGCGCATGGCGAAAGCCATCAAGCCCTTTTTTGACCGTATGCCCAAGCTGACTGCTGCGCAAAAGGCGGCGGCGGTCCACTTCGGTCATTTTCCCGCCAGCGAGAATGTCGGTGTGGATGTAGCGGCGGTGCAACTGGCTTCCAGCCGGATTGCCGAAAATGGCAGCGGCGTCGACGCGGGCCTGATCCCGGTCGGCGAGGCGCTGGGCGCCGATGCCAAGCGCCCTCGCGTGCTGGCCATGCCCGACAAGTCGCCGCGGCGCCGCCCCGGTACAACCGAACGACGGTTATCCGATCGCGAAGCGCGCCGCGCTGCGAGGAAAAAAGAGGCGCAATCATCATCCCGGATAGCGGCAGCGCCGCCGCCGGCCAGCGTTGCATCCCGGTCCCAGACCCCGGCGAGAAGCGATTCGAATTCGACTTTCCTCCCTGCGACGAGACAGGCCGCAGAGCCGGAGCCGGTCAAGGCGAGCGAAAGCCAGTCCGGGAGCAAGACGTCGGCACCGGGTTTCGCTACCACGCTGGGCGTCAGCCGCCCGCCGGTGCTGGTCTCGCAAACCGTGGAGCGCAAGGTTGAAATCGCCGGTCGCCAGCCGGAAACCCAATCGGTAGTCCCGCAACCGCTGGAAAGCGCAACGGCCGCACCCGGCAAGGCGGACGGACCGGTCAATCTGATCAATTTTGATCTGGCGCAACAACGGTCCGCAACCGCCGACATGGCCTCGGCCGAACCGGCAACCCGGCCGCTTTCCGACATTATCAGCGGCATCGACATACCCGATCGCGAAACCCGAACCACGGTCGTCCCGGTCGATCTCGACGAAATTGAACCGGCCAAGCCAAAGCCGAAGATAGTCGCCAAGCCGATCGAGAAAACACCGGCGAAACCCAAAGAGCCGGAACATCCAAAACGCTATTGGGTGCAGATTGCGACGGGATCCAATCTCGATGCGCTGAAATTCGATTTCCGCCGGATGACGAAAAAACAGCCTGAATTGTTCAAGGACAAGCAGGCCTGGACTTCACCCTGGGGCCGCACTCGCCGGCTGGTGGTCGGACCCTTTGCCGATTTCAAGGCGGCCAAGGCATTCGAAGCGGATTACCGCAAGGATGGTGGCGACGGTTTCGCCTGGGCGAGTGCGGACGGTGTCGAGGTTAACGAGCTGTCCAAATGA
- a CDS encoding deoxyguanosinetriphosphate triphosphohydrolase: MIQLKSYASDPASSRGRLHDEKRDVTRGPRDDFQRDRDRIIHSISFRRLRHKTQVFVAPDGDHYRVRLTHSLEVAQIGRTMARALGLNEDLTEALCLAHDIGHPPFGHAGEDALEEALADFGGFDHNAQTIRTLTRLETPYPRWDGLNLTWEMLEGLAKHNGPVAKPTWALAEANAAMDLDLDSWPSLEAQVAAIADDIAYDNHDIDDGMRAGLLTLDQLLELPFIAERWEALRSRFADVSQERLLPELIRDQIGLMANDVLATTQARIAELGIEMPEDVRQAGQMIGGFSDAMAEKERRLKRFMYENLYHHPKQMAAAEEGKMMVADLVKAYRDQPDLMPESWASALPYEEPERIRHIADFLAGMTDRYARNRHAEIFGEQAGKG; encoded by the coding sequence ATGATCCAGTTGAAAAGCTATGCTAGCGACCCGGCAAGCAGCCGGGGCCGGTTGCACGATGAAAAGCGCGACGTGACACGCGGTCCGCGCGATGATTTTCAGCGCGATCGCGACCGGATCATCCACAGCATTTCCTTTCGCCGCCTGCGCCACAAGACGCAGGTCTTTGTCGCGCCTGACGGAGACCATTACCGGGTGCGGCTCACCCACAGTCTGGAAGTCGCGCAGATCGGCCGGACCATGGCGCGGGCGCTCGGTCTGAACGAAGATCTCACCGAAGCGCTCTGTCTCGCCCATGATATCGGCCATCCGCCGTTCGGCCATGCCGGAGAGGATGCGCTGGAAGAAGCTTTGGCGGATTTTGGTGGTTTTGATCATAATGCCCAGACCATCCGGACATTGACCAGGCTGGAAACGCCCTATCCGCGCTGGGATGGTCTCAATCTAACGTGGGAGATGCTCGAGGGTCTGGCCAAACATAACGGTCCGGTTGCCAAGCCGACCTGGGCGCTGGCAGAGGCCAATGCAGCGATGGATCTCGACCTTGACAGCTGGCCGTCGCTGGAAGCGCAGGTGGCCGCGATTGCCGACGATATCGCCTATGATAATCACGATATTGACGACGGCATGCGGGCCGGGCTGTTGACGCTCGACCAGTTGCTGGAGCTGCCTTTTATTGCGGAGCGCTGGGAGGCCCTTCGCAGCCGCTTTGCCGACGTTTCGCAGGAGCGGCTGCTTCCCGAGCTGATCCGTGACCAGATCGGCTTGATGGCCAATGACGTGCTCGCAACCACGCAGGCGCGCATTGCCGAATTGGGCATCGAAATGCCGGAAGATGTGCGGCAGGCGGGGCAGATGATCGGCGGTTTTTCCGATGCGATGGCGGAAAAGGAACGCCGGCTGAAACGCTTCATGTATGAAAATCTCTATCATCACCCGAAGCAGATGGCGGCGGCGGAAGAAGGTAAGATGATGGTGGCTGATCTGGTCAAGGCCTATCGCGATCAGCCGGACCTGATGCCGGAAAGCTGGGCCTCGGCGCTGCCGTATGAAGAACCGGAGCGGATCCGCCACATCGCCGATTTTCTCGCCGGCATGACCGATCGCTATGCGCGCAACCGGCACGCCGAGATTTTTGGCGAGCAGGCCGGCAAAGGCTGA